From Lentimicrobiaceae bacterium, a single genomic window includes:
- a CDS encoding 6-bladed beta-propeller: MKIKLVFSFLINLLLLTSCKIDNIKENPFTIDVDNYKKDAVMTDIFKSVKAINLELNENSVIGNCKKYLIFDTSLFILDISDHSIVTFNLEGKFISRLKRKGKGPNEYPEIKDFDINPFDTTIDIMTSIGSVYRFQFNGDFYDKYNVPDTRAVHYIANYSKDLVAFYTDLGGERITLYSTSENRIVRRFHEHPEYAIGVGLSPFYKYRDKLLLREAFGSYIYCLNRTKLEQFHSFDFGGKSIEPEEIMSYGPEKLLKEFATLELGMMYKLWTTESDDFLISSFKYKSDIFTYILNKRINVGVLIKKFNSGSSFFYNPTLYNNHLYAVIPANYLNIYITDDDKKDFKIYNLNRINEYSNPVLLISDLK, translated from the coding sequence ATGAAAATAAAGCTAGTTTTTTCTTTCTTGATTAACCTTCTTTTATTAACGTCATGTAAAATAGACAATATAAAAGAAAATCCATTTACAATTGATGTTGACAATTATAAAAAAGATGCTGTGATGACAGATATTTTTAAGTCTGTAAAAGCTATAAATCTGGAACTTAACGAAAATTCGGTAATTGGGAATTGTAAAAAATATTTAATTTTCGATACAAGCTTGTTCATATTAGATATTTCTGATCATTCAATTGTAACCTTTAATTTAGAAGGTAAGTTTATTTCCCGATTAAAAAGAAAAGGGAAAGGGCCTAATGAATATCCTGAAATAAAAGATTTTGATATAAATCCCTTCGATACTACAATTGACATTATGACAAGTATTGGTTCGGTATACAGATTTCAATTTAATGGAGATTTCTATGATAAGTATAATGTGCCTGATACCAGAGCAGTTCATTATATTGCAAATTATTCAAAAGATCTTGTGGCATTTTATACAGATCTGGGTGGTGAACGGATAACGTTGTATTCGACTAGTGAGAACCGTATTGTACGAAGATTCCACGAACATCCGGAATATGCCATTGGAGTTGGATTGTCTCCATTTTACAAATATAGGGATAAGTTACTCCTTAGAGAGGCATTCGGCTCATACATTTATTGTTTAAATAGAACTAAATTGGAACAGTTTCATTCTTTTGATTTTGGTGGTAAGAGTATTGAACCGGAGGAGATAATGTCTTACGGCCCGGAAAAACTTTTAAAAGAATTCGCTACTCTTGAATTGGGAATGATGTATAAATTGTGGACAACAGAATCTGATGATTTTCTCATTAGTTCGTTCAAGTATAAATCAGATATTTTTACCTATATCTTAAACAAGAGAATTAACGTTGGAGTACTTATAAAGAAATTTAATAGTGGTTCCAGCTTTTTTTATAATCCCACTTTATATAATAACCACTTATATGCAGTAATCCCGGCAAATTATCTGAATATTTATA